In Equus przewalskii isolate Varuska chromosome 31, EquPr2, whole genome shotgun sequence, one genomic interval encodes:
- the MYOG gene encoding myogenin, which translates to MAPSSWREGLQELGGWWQEHVFSDPMELYETSPYFYQEPHFYDGENYLPVHLQGFEPPGYERTELALSPEAQGPLEDKGLGTPEHCPGQCLPWACKVCKRKSVSVDRRRAATLREKRRLKKVNEAFEALKRSTLLNPNQRLPKVEILRSAIQYIERLQALLSSLNQEERDLRYRGGGGPQPGVPSDCSAHSASCSPEWGSALEFGPSPGDHLLTADPTDAHNLHSLTSIVDSITVQDVSVAFPDETMPN; encoded by the exons ATGGCACCCAGCAGTTGGCGTGAGGGGCTGCAGGAGCTCGGGGGCTGGTGGCAGGAACACGTCTTCTCCGACCCCATGGAGCTGTATGAGACGTCGCCCTACTTCTACCAGGAGCCCCACTTCTATGACGGGGAAAACTACCTGCCCGTCCACCTCCAGGGCTTCGAGCCGCCGGGCTACGAGCGGACTGAGCTCGCCCTGAGCCCCGAGGCCCAAGGGCCCCTGGAAGACAAGGGGCTGGGGACCCCGGAGCACTGCCCGGGCCAGTGCCTGCCGTGGGCGTGCAAGGTGTGTAAGAGGAAGTCGGTATCTGTGGACCGGCGGCGCGCGGCCACGCTGAGGGAGAAGCGCCGGCTCAAGAAGGTGAACGAGGCCTTCGAGGCCCTGAAGAGGAGCACCCTGCTGAACCCCAACCAGCGGCTGCCCAAGGTGGAGATCCTGCGCAGCGCCATCCAGTACATCGAGCGCCTGCAGGCGCTGCTCAGCTCCCTCAACCAGGAGGAGCGCGACCTCCGCtaccggggcgggggcgggcccCAGCCAGGG GTGCCCAGTGACTGCAGCGCCCACAGCGCCTCCTGCAGCCCGGAGTGGGGCAGCGCACTGGAGTTCGGCCCCAGCCCAGGGG ATCATCTGCTCACGGCTGACCCTACAGATGCCCACAACCTGCACTCGCTCACCTCCATTGTGGACAGCATCACCGTGCAGGATGTGTCTGTGGCCTTCCCGGATGAAACCATGCCCAACTGA